In Silene latifolia isolate original U9 population chromosome X, ASM4854445v1, whole genome shotgun sequence, the following proteins share a genomic window:
- the LOC141617882 gene encoding uncharacterized protein LOC141617882: MANMNKSLHELHSLLVQAEKDMGVSGSTRKDVIDINVKGKRKFKRDVGKKPVQVEGKGKAIANSSTKPKLKKGNPFKDTCNYCINKGHWKRNCPKYLDDIKAGIGLKSVKKLSKGEVDLRMGNGSKVAAGRNICT, from the exons atggcCAACATGAATAAAAGTCTTCATGaactccattctctgcttgtgcaagcagagaaggacatgggagtGAGTGGGAGTACTAGGAAAGATGTCATTGACATCAATGTGAAGGGTAAGAGGAAGTTTAAGAGGGATGTTGGTAAGAAGCCCGTACAGGTTGAGGGCAAAGGTAAGGCTATTGCAAatagctctaccaagcctaaacttAAGAAGGGAAATCCTTTTAAGgacacttgtaattattgtataaacaagggacattggaagcgtaattgcccCAAATATCtggatgacatcaaagctggcatt ggcctaaaAAGCGTTAAGAAGCTAAGCAAGGGTGAAGTGGATCTGCGAATgggtaacgggtctaaagtagccgccGGTAGGAACATATGTACTTAA